Proteins from one Caulobacter sp. 73W genomic window:
- a CDS encoding phosphatase PAP2 family protein, which yields MRSALVVAFTLAASTALAAPAKEAPKGYLPAGALDTTIIVPPAPVAGTTRYEADRTIFLSTRSLKDSPRWALALKDDNYAGLMGAFACAVGFTPDEKSTPALVKIMHRLEPDMDAAVRAAKTLYQRQRPFMIDEGEICLAKSDALRKSPDYPSGHATLGWTASLILAEAAPERASQILQRGRSFGESRIVCGVHNASAIEAARITGSALVARLHGEAQFRKDMDAARAEVAKARATAPTPAPAACAAEAELIAKPPF from the coding sequence ATGCGCTCCGCGCTCGTCGTCGCCTTCACCCTCGCCGCAAGCACAGCGCTGGCCGCGCCCGCCAAGGAGGCGCCCAAGGGCTACCTGCCGGCCGGGGCGCTCGACACCACGATCATCGTGCCCCCCGCCCCTGTCGCCGGCACGACGCGGTACGAGGCCGACCGCACCATCTTCCTGTCGACCCGGTCGCTGAAGGACAGTCCGCGCTGGGCGCTGGCCCTGAAGGACGACAACTATGCCGGCCTGATGGGCGCCTTCGCCTGCGCCGTCGGCTTCACGCCGGACGAGAAGTCCACCCCGGCCCTGGTGAAGATCATGCACCGGCTGGAGCCGGACATGGACGCCGCCGTGCGCGCGGCCAAGACGCTGTATCAGCGCCAGCGGCCCTTCATGATCGACGAGGGGGAGATCTGCCTGGCCAAGAGTGACGCCCTGCGCAAGAGCCCCGACTATCCGTCCGGCCACGCCACCCTGGGCTGGACCGCCAGCCTGATCCTGGCCGAGGCCGCGCCGGAGCGGGCCAGCCAGATCCTGCAGCGCGGCCGGTCCTTCGGCGAAAGCCGCATCGTCTGCGGCGTCCACAACGCCAGCGCCATCGAGGCGGCCCGCATCACCGGCAGCGCCCTGGTCGCGCGCCTGCATGGCGAGGCGCAGTTCCGCAAGGACATGGACGCCGCCCGCGCCGAGGTCGCCAAGGCCCGCGCGACGGCGCCGACGCCCGCCCCCGCCGCCTGCGCGGCCGAAGCCGAGTTGATCGCCAAGCCGCCCTTCTGA